The Brassica napus cultivar Da-Ae chromosome C7, Da-Ae, whole genome shotgun sequence genome has a segment encoding these proteins:
- the LOC125589960 gene encoding uncharacterized protein LOC125589960: MVLKKDGPRQITEAEKVLRWKILGYNGAIPIHVIIDENHQKVTATYKKVKVKYMKVFEGSWKMEPLYVDQERLCKSRSRISEEEHKKCSGSKGRIGSKVTKEHIFQPSSLLNVPPVSWFIRGISVKVTKVCSKILENM; this comes from the exons ATGGTTTTAAAGAAGGATGGACCAAGGCAGATCACGGAAGCGGAAAAAGTTTTGAGATGGAAGATACTTGGGTATAATGGGGCTATCCCAATACATGTAATAATCGATGAAAACCATCAAAAAGTTACA GCAACATATAAGAAAGTGAAAGTGAAGTACATGAAAGTTTTTGAGGGTAGCTGGAAAATGGAGCCATTGTACGTAGATCAGGAACGGTTGTGCAAGTCTAGGTCGCGGATTAGTGAAGAAGAGCACAAAAAATGTAGCGGCAGTAAAGGAAGGATTGGGTCAAAGGTGACAAAGGAGCATATATTTCAACCCTCTTCTCTTCTTAATGTGCCACCAGTTTCTTGGTTCATCCGTGGTATCTCCGTCAAAGTCACCAAGGTTTGCTCCAAGATCTTAGAGAATATGTAA
- the LOC106364562 gene encoding uncharacterized protein LOC106364562 isoform X1 — protein MVFPGFGGWINQNIQQPLKTSKRSKNSKSRSVSEEEDDRYLQGPWYWVPDLSPKEKAESLELDHVKSMPLMAIDPKYYDMDELVRQNSLWNSEHKKHPWNDAPAKVKVKTKKGLCHLNIDFTLGSPPQSVFQMFTDPRNMGIFHSMGKYKKHWRTRLDTRATKVLKKDGPRQITEVEKVLRWKILGYNGTIPIHLIIDENQQKVTATYKKVKVKHMKVFEGSWKIQPLYVDQERLCKSKSRISEEKYKKCSGGQGRIGSKVTMEHIFQPSPLLNVPPVSWFIRGIAVKVTKVLLQDLRKHVIRMNKMKTVDPEVYAKVIESIEKKKEKEKEKEKELKESEY, from the exons ATGGTATTCCCTGGATTTGGTGGCTGGATCAATCAGAATATTCAACAGCCCCTTAAG ACGTCCAAGAGATCTAAGAATAGTAAATCTAGATCAgtttcagaagaagaagacgatagGTATCTTCAGGGACCATGGTATTGGGTTCCTGATTTAAGCCCTAAAGAAAAG gcCGAATCCTTGGAATTAGACCATGTTAAATCTATGCCACTGATGGCTATCGATCCTAAATACTATGACATGGATGAACTGGTGAGGCAAAACAGTCTTTGGAATTCTGAACATAAAAAACATCCTTGGAACGATGCACCTGCTAAGGTGAAG gTGAAAACAAAAAAGGGTCTTTGCCATTTAAACATAGATTTCACATTGGGATCTCCTCCTCAATCAGTCTTCCAGATGTTCACTGATCCAAGAAACATGGGAATTTTCCATTCAATGGGCAAGTACAAGAAGCATTGGCGCACACGTTTG GACACAAGAGCAACAAAGGTTTTAAAAAAAGATGGACCAAGGCAGATCACGGAAGTGGAAAAAGTTCTGAGATGGAAGATACTTGGGTATAATGGGACTATCCCAATACATTTAATCATCGATGAAAACCAACAAAAAGTTACC GCAACATATAAGAAAGTGAAAGTGAAGCACATGAAAGTGTTTGAGGGTAGCTGGAAAATACAGCCACTGTACGTAGATCAGGAACGGTTGTGCAAGTCTAAGTCGCGGATTAGtgaagaaaaatacaaaaaatgtaGCGGCGGTCAAGGAAGGATTGGGTCAAAGGTGACAATGGAGCATATATTTCAGCCATCTCCTCTTCTTAATGTGCCACCGGTTTCTTGGTTCATCCGTGGTATCGCCGTCAAAGTCACCAAGGTTTTGCTCCAAGATCTTAGAAAACATGTAATCAGGATGAACAAAATGAAGACCGTAGACCCGGAGGTGTATGCTAAAGTAATTGAAtcaatcgaaaaaaaaaaagaaaaagaaaaagaaaaagaaaaagaactaaAAGAATCGGAGTATTAA
- the LOC125589961 gene encoding uncharacterized protein LOC125589961 isoform X2: MGIFPRFGGWINQNIQEPLKASTKRSEKGKSSSVSEKDRYLQGPWYWNPAITPKEKAESMEIDHVKSMPLYATDPKYYDLDELVRQVRRWMSENKKHPWHDEPAKVKTKNGICHLNINFTLGWPPQAVYEMFTDPRNMGFFHSMGKYKDHFRTRLDTIATKVIKKDGPRQITEVGKVLRWKILGYNGTIPIHVIIDENHQKVTGSWKMEPLYVDQERLCKSRSRISEEEYKKCSSGKGRIGSKVTMEHIFQPSSLLNIPPVSWFIRGIAIKFTKALLQDLREHVIMINKSTELGS; the protein is encoded by the exons ATGGGTATATTCCCCAGATTTGGTGGCTGGATCAATCAGAATATTCAAGAACCCCTTAAG GCGTCGACCAAGAGATCTGAGAAGGGTAAATCTAGTTCGGTTTCAGAAAAAGATAGGTATCTTCAGGGACCATGGTATTGGAATCCTGCTATAACCCCTAAAGAGAAG GCTGAATCCATGGAAATAGACCATGTTAAATCTATGCCACTGTATGCTACCGATCCTAAGTACTATGACTTGGATGAACTGGTGAGGCAAGTAAGACGTTGGATgtctgaaaataaaaaacatccGTGGCACGATGAACCTGCTAAG gtGAAAACAAAAAATGGCATTTGccatttaaacataaatttcaCATTGGGATGGCCTCCTCAAGCAGTCTACGAGATGTTCACTGATCCAAGAAACATGGGATTTTTCCACTCAATGGGAAAGTACAAGGACCATTTTCGCACACGTTTG GACACAATAGCAACAAAGGTTATAAAGAAGGATGGACCAAGGCAGATTACGGAAGTGGGAAAAGTTTTGAGATGGAAGATACTTGGGTATAATGGGACTATCCCAATACATGTAATCATCGATGAAAACCATCAAAAAGTTACA GGTAGCTGGAAAATGGAGCCACTGTACGTAGATCAAGAACGGTTGTGCAAGTCTAGGTCGCGGATTAGTGAAGAAGAGTACAAAAAATGTAGCAGCGGCAAAGGAAGGATTGGGTCAAAGGTGACAATGGAGCATATATTTCAGCCATCTTCTCTTCTTAATATACCACCAGTTTCTTGGTTCATCCGAGGGATCGCCATCAAATTCACCAAGGCTTTGCTCCAAGATCTTAGAGAACATGTAATCATGATAAACAAAAGTACAGAACTTGGATCTTAA
- the LOC106364562 gene encoding uncharacterized protein LOC106364562 isoform X2, producing MVFPGFGGWINQNIQQPLKTSKRSKNSKSRSVSEEEDDRYLQGPWYWVPDLSPKEKAESLELDHVKSMPLMAIDPKYYDMDELVRQNSLWNSEHKKHPWNDAPAKVKTKKGLCHLNIDFTLGSPPQSVFQMFTDPRNMGIFHSMGKYKKHWRTRLDTRATKVLKKDGPRQITEVEKVLRWKILGYNGTIPIHLIIDENQQKVTATYKKVKVKHMKVFEGSWKIQPLYVDQERLCKSKSRISEEKYKKCSGGQGRIGSKVTMEHIFQPSPLLNVPPVSWFIRGIAVKVTKVLLQDLRKHVIRMNKMKTVDPEVYAKVIESIEKKKEKEKEKEKELKESEY from the exons ATGGTATTCCCTGGATTTGGTGGCTGGATCAATCAGAATATTCAACAGCCCCTTAAG ACGTCCAAGAGATCTAAGAATAGTAAATCTAGATCAgtttcagaagaagaagacgatagGTATCTTCAGGGACCATGGTATTGGGTTCCTGATTTAAGCCCTAAAGAAAAG gcCGAATCCTTGGAATTAGACCATGTTAAATCTATGCCACTGATGGCTATCGATCCTAAATACTATGACATGGATGAACTGGTGAGGCAAAACAGTCTTTGGAATTCTGAACATAAAAAACATCCTTGGAACGATGCACCTGCTAAG gTGAAAACAAAAAAGGGTCTTTGCCATTTAAACATAGATTTCACATTGGGATCTCCTCCTCAATCAGTCTTCCAGATGTTCACTGATCCAAGAAACATGGGAATTTTCCATTCAATGGGCAAGTACAAGAAGCATTGGCGCACACGTTTG GACACAAGAGCAACAAAGGTTTTAAAAAAAGATGGACCAAGGCAGATCACGGAAGTGGAAAAAGTTCTGAGATGGAAGATACTTGGGTATAATGGGACTATCCCAATACATTTAATCATCGATGAAAACCAACAAAAAGTTACC GCAACATATAAGAAAGTGAAAGTGAAGCACATGAAAGTGTTTGAGGGTAGCTGGAAAATACAGCCACTGTACGTAGATCAGGAACGGTTGTGCAAGTCTAAGTCGCGGATTAGtgaagaaaaatacaaaaaatgtaGCGGCGGTCAAGGAAGGATTGGGTCAAAGGTGACAATGGAGCATATATTTCAGCCATCTCCTCTTCTTAATGTGCCACCGGTTTCTTGGTTCATCCGTGGTATCGCCGTCAAAGTCACCAAGGTTTTGCTCCAAGATCTTAGAAAACATGTAATCAGGATGAACAAAATGAAGACCGTAGACCCGGAGGTGTATGCTAAAGTAATTGAAtcaatcgaaaaaaaaaaagaaaaagaaaaagaaaaagaaaaagaactaaAAGAATCGGAGTATTAA
- the LOC125589961 gene encoding uncharacterized protein LOC125589961 isoform X4, translating into MGIFPRFGGWINQNIQEPLKASTKRSEKGKSSSVSEKDRYLQGPWYWNPAITPKEKAESMEIDHVKSMPLYATDPKYYDLDELVRQVRRWMSENKKHPWHDEPAKVKVKTKNGICHLNINFTLGWPPQAVYEMFTDPRNMGFFHSMGKYKDHFRTRLDTIATKVIKKDGPRQITEVGKVLRWKILGYNGTIPIHVIIDENHQKVTAKYKKVKVKHMKVF; encoded by the exons ATGGGTATATTCCCCAGATTTGGTGGCTGGATCAATCAGAATATTCAAGAACCCCTTAAG GCGTCGACCAAGAGATCTGAGAAGGGTAAATCTAGTTCGGTTTCAGAAAAAGATAGGTATCTTCAGGGACCATGGTATTGGAATCCTGCTATAACCCCTAAAGAGAAG GCTGAATCCATGGAAATAGACCATGTTAAATCTATGCCACTGTATGCTACCGATCCTAAGTACTATGACTTGGATGAACTGGTGAGGCAAGTAAGACGTTGGATgtctgaaaataaaaaacatccGTGGCACGATGAACCTGCTAAGGTGAAG gtGAAAACAAAAAATGGCATTTGccatttaaacataaatttcaCATTGGGATGGCCTCCTCAAGCAGTCTACGAGATGTTCACTGATCCAAGAAACATGGGATTTTTCCACTCAATGGGAAAGTACAAGGACCATTTTCGCACACGTTTG GACACAATAGCAACAAAGGTTATAAAGAAGGATGGACCAAGGCAGATTACGGAAGTGGGAAAAGTTTTGAGATGGAAGATACTTGGGTATAATGGGACTATCCCAATACATGTAATCATCGATGAAAACCATCAAAAAGTTACA GCAAAATATAAGAAAGTGAAAGTGAAGCACATGAAAGTGTTCTAG
- the LOC125589961 gene encoding uncharacterized protein LOC125589961 isoform X1 yields the protein MGIFPRFGGWINQNIQEPLKASTKRSEKGKSSSVSEKDRYLQGPWYWNPAITPKEKAESMEIDHVKSMPLYATDPKYYDLDELVRQVRRWMSENKKHPWHDEPAKVKVKTKNGICHLNINFTLGWPPQAVYEMFTDPRNMGFFHSMGKYKDHFRTRLDTIATKVIKKDGPRQITEVGKVLRWKILGYNGTIPIHVIIDENHQKVTGSWKMEPLYVDQERLCKSRSRISEEEYKKCSSGKGRIGSKVTMEHIFQPSSLLNIPPVSWFIRGIAIKFTKALLQDLREHVIMINKSTELGS from the exons ATGGGTATATTCCCCAGATTTGGTGGCTGGATCAATCAGAATATTCAAGAACCCCTTAAG GCGTCGACCAAGAGATCTGAGAAGGGTAAATCTAGTTCGGTTTCAGAAAAAGATAGGTATCTTCAGGGACCATGGTATTGGAATCCTGCTATAACCCCTAAAGAGAAG GCTGAATCCATGGAAATAGACCATGTTAAATCTATGCCACTGTATGCTACCGATCCTAAGTACTATGACTTGGATGAACTGGTGAGGCAAGTAAGACGTTGGATgtctgaaaataaaaaacatccGTGGCACGATGAACCTGCTAAGGTGAAG gtGAAAACAAAAAATGGCATTTGccatttaaacataaatttcaCATTGGGATGGCCTCCTCAAGCAGTCTACGAGATGTTCACTGATCCAAGAAACATGGGATTTTTCCACTCAATGGGAAAGTACAAGGACCATTTTCGCACACGTTTG GACACAATAGCAACAAAGGTTATAAAGAAGGATGGACCAAGGCAGATTACGGAAGTGGGAAAAGTTTTGAGATGGAAGATACTTGGGTATAATGGGACTATCCCAATACATGTAATCATCGATGAAAACCATCAAAAAGTTACA GGTAGCTGGAAAATGGAGCCACTGTACGTAGATCAAGAACGGTTGTGCAAGTCTAGGTCGCGGATTAGTGAAGAAGAGTACAAAAAATGTAGCAGCGGCAAAGGAAGGATTGGGTCAAAGGTGACAATGGAGCATATATTTCAGCCATCTTCTCTTCTTAATATACCACCAGTTTCTTGGTTCATCCGAGGGATCGCCATCAAATTCACCAAGGCTTTGCTCCAAGATCTTAGAGAACATGTAATCATGATAAACAAAAGTACAGAACTTGGATCTTAA
- the LOC125589961 gene encoding uncharacterized protein LOC125589961 isoform X3 codes for MGIFPRFGGWINQNIQEPLKASTKRSEKGKSSSVSEKDRYLQGPWYWNPAITPKEKAESMEIDHVKSMPLYATDPKYYDLDELVRQVRRWMSENKKHPWHDEPAKVKVKTKNGICHLNINFTLGWPPQAVYEMFTDPRNMGFFHSMGKYKDHFRTRLDTIATKVIKKDGPRQITEVGKVLRWKILGYNGTIPIHVIIDENHQKVTLENGATVRRSRTVVQV; via the exons ATGGGTATATTCCCCAGATTTGGTGGCTGGATCAATCAGAATATTCAAGAACCCCTTAAG GCGTCGACCAAGAGATCTGAGAAGGGTAAATCTAGTTCGGTTTCAGAAAAAGATAGGTATCTTCAGGGACCATGGTATTGGAATCCTGCTATAACCCCTAAAGAGAAG GCTGAATCCATGGAAATAGACCATGTTAAATCTATGCCACTGTATGCTACCGATCCTAAGTACTATGACTTGGATGAACTGGTGAGGCAAGTAAGACGTTGGATgtctgaaaataaaaaacatccGTGGCACGATGAACCTGCTAAGGTGAAG gtGAAAACAAAAAATGGCATTTGccatttaaacataaatttcaCATTGGGATGGCCTCCTCAAGCAGTCTACGAGATGTTCACTGATCCAAGAAACATGGGATTTTTCCACTCAATGGGAAAGTACAAGGACCATTTTCGCACACGTTTG GACACAATAGCAACAAAGGTTATAAAGAAGGATGGACCAAGGCAGATTACGGAAGTGGGAAAAGTTTTGAGATGGAAGATACTTGGGTATAATGGGACTATCCCAATACATGTAATCATCGATGAAAACCATCAAAAAGTTACA CTGGAAAATGGAGCCACTGTACGTAGATCAAGAACGGTTGTGCAAGTCTAG
- the LOC125589961 gene encoding uncharacterized protein LOC125589961 isoform X5: MGIFPRFGGWINQNIQEPLKASTKRSEKGKSSSVSEKDRYLQGPWYWNPAITPKEKAESMEIDHVKSMPLYATDPKYYDLDELVRQVRRWMSENKKHPWHDEPAKVKVKTKNGICHLNINFTLGWPPQAVYEMFTDPRNMGFFHSMGKYKDHFRTRLDTIATKVIKKDGPRQITEVGKVLRWKILGYNGTIPIHVIIDENHQKVTCSRVAGKWSHCT, encoded by the exons ATGGGTATATTCCCCAGATTTGGTGGCTGGATCAATCAGAATATTCAAGAACCCCTTAAG GCGTCGACCAAGAGATCTGAGAAGGGTAAATCTAGTTCGGTTTCAGAAAAAGATAGGTATCTTCAGGGACCATGGTATTGGAATCCTGCTATAACCCCTAAAGAGAAG GCTGAATCCATGGAAATAGACCATGTTAAATCTATGCCACTGTATGCTACCGATCCTAAGTACTATGACTTGGATGAACTGGTGAGGCAAGTAAGACGTTGGATgtctgaaaataaaaaacatccGTGGCACGATGAACCTGCTAAGGTGAAG gtGAAAACAAAAAATGGCATTTGccatttaaacataaatttcaCATTGGGATGGCCTCCTCAAGCAGTCTACGAGATGTTCACTGATCCAAGAAACATGGGATTTTTCCACTCAATGGGAAAGTACAAGGACCATTTTCGCACACGTTTG GACACAATAGCAACAAAGGTTATAAAGAAGGATGGACCAAGGCAGATTACGGAAGTGGGAAAAGTTTTGAGATGGAAGATACTTGGGTATAATGGGACTATCCCAATACATGTAATCATCGATGAAAACCATCAAAAAGTTACA TGTTCTAGGGTAGCTGGAAAATGGAGCCACTGTACGTAG